In Chryseobacterium gleum, a single genomic region encodes these proteins:
- a CDS encoding AraC family transcriptional regulator, with protein MKGLPLEEIDVKDIELKGEEIMFKTKTFLSFVYVVRGRGTLRYDERSITFSQGKLFIIPQQEVYCFQSGGSRLISIQCPVEFIDRIRLEADRIESCENLYKLQYISHNYHARAGCVFRNKNDEQFAETLVLQIANEFKNKADDYLIIRNCMSILLNLIARNILQSETSDLQENRKAFSIMKIIAYIQQHIKDREKTGIHVIADHFGISGNYFGEYFKQQTGISYQDYLLDYRLKLVETYLKYSSVRLSEIAYELQFSDESHLSKLFKKHKGVTPGKYRKNLK; from the coding sequence ATGAAAGGGCTTCCGCTTGAAGAGATTGATGTAAAAGACATAGAATTAAAAGGAGAAGAGATCATGTTTAAAACAAAAACTTTTCTTTCGTTTGTTTATGTTGTCAGAGGGAGGGGTACACTTAGGTATGATGAACGTAGTATTACTTTCTCTCAGGGTAAGCTTTTCATTATCCCGCAGCAGGAAGTATATTGTTTTCAAAGTGGAGGATCCCGCCTGATTAGTATTCAGTGTCCGGTTGAGTTTATTGACAGAATCCGGTTGGAAGCAGACCGGATTGAGAGCTGTGAAAATTTGTATAAACTGCAATACATCAGCCATAATTATCACGCAAGGGCTGGCTGTGTTTTCAGGAATAAAAATGATGAACAGTTTGCGGAAACCCTTGTTCTGCAGATTGCCAATGAGTTTAAAAACAAAGCTGATGACTATCTTATTATCCGAAATTGCATGTCGATCCTTCTGAATCTTATTGCCCGGAATATCCTTCAGAGTGAAACTTCAGACCTTCAGGAAAACCGGAAAGCATTTTCCATCATGAAAATCATCGCTTATATTCAGCAGCATATAAAAGACCGTGAGAAAACAGGAATTCATGTTATTGCTGATCATTTTGGAATTTCAGGGAACTATTTCGGGGAATATTTTAAGCAGCAGACCGGAATTTCCTATCAGGATTATCTGCTGGACTATAGACTGAAGCTGGTAGAGACCTATTTGAAATACAGCAGTGTGCGATTAAGTGAAATTGCCTATGAACTCCAGTTCAGTGACGAAAGCCATCTTTCCAAACTTTTTAAAAAACATAAGGGAGTAACTCCGGGAAAATACAGGAAAAATTTAAAATAA
- a CDS encoding serine/threonine-protein kinase: MFTNSILNFTLGAQIGNGGEATVFLATDHQLNAEIVIKKIPQTNFTDKDLFFEESKKIYLTNHHNIVKIMYGSQDADFVYLAMPYYPKGSLKSIIDGRYLTSREIIRYSLQFLSGLNNIHSKGLMHFDVKLENILVDQSDKALISDFGLAEYMGVYGFATVNGTTPVYAPPELFSQANHNLKFDIYQAGIAIYRMCNGDIEFINQMNNAFLSRGVRNDNNFINNITRERFPDRSNYLPHIPKPLRNVIKKCLKANPAERYDSVIDILNDLSKIDIATDWQYVKIDTNYEQWTKPNCIVTCNYVNNKFSIQSLKNNRRKTVYCKTLDSKNEAYNLLYTCLHDPNWNDS, from the coding sequence ATGTTTACAAATTCAATTCTTAATTTTACTTTAGGGGCTCAGATTGGAAATGGGGGTGAAGCAACAGTCTTCCTAGCAACAGACCATCAGTTAAATGCGGAGATTGTTATTAAAAAGATACCTCAAACCAATTTTACTGATAAGGATTTATTTTTTGAAGAATCAAAAAAAATATACCTCACCAATCATCACAATATTGTTAAAATCATGTATGGATCACAAGATGCAGACTTCGTATATTTAGCAATGCCATATTACCCAAAAGGTTCTTTAAAGTCAATAATTGATGGTAGATACCTTACTTCTAGAGAGATCATAAGGTATTCGTTACAATTTTTATCCGGGCTGAATAATATACACTCGAAAGGGCTTATGCACTTTGATGTAAAGTTGGAAAATATATTGGTGGATCAGTCAGACAAGGCATTAATATCTGATTTTGGATTAGCAGAGTATATGGGCGTTTATGGATTTGCAACTGTAAATGGAACAACTCCCGTATATGCACCACCTGAGCTATTTAGCCAGGCTAATCACAACTTAAAGTTTGATATATACCAAGCGGGAATTGCCATCTATAGAATGTGTAATGGTGACATTGAATTCATAAACCAAATGAACAATGCTTTCTTATCAAGAGGTGTTCGCAATGACAATAACTTTATAAATAATATAACAAGGGAAAGATTTCCTGATAGATCTAATTATTTACCGCATATTCCAAAGCCTTTAAGAAATGTAATTAAAAAATGTCTAAAAGCAAATCCTGCTGAAAGATATGATTCTGTAATTGATATATTAAATGATCTTAGTAAAATTGATATAGCAACGGATTGGCAATATGTAAAAATAGATACTAATTATGAACAGTGGACCAAACCAAATTGCATTGTAACATGCAACTATGTTAACAATAAATTTTCAATCCAATCGTTAAAAAATAATAGACGAAAAACCGTATATTGCAAAACATTAGACAGTAAAAACGAGGCATATAATTTGCTATATACATGTTTACATGATCCTAATTGGAATGACTCCTAA
- a CDS encoding MFS transporter — MNVNPKRWQALNFLIIGAFLSPLDYFIVNMALPSIKKAFSASDHELQMVIAIYGLTYAALVVCGGRLGDIYSRKKVFVWGLYTFLGSSLACAFSPDITWLIAFRMFQGIGASLLAPQVLASIKDLFNSQEQPKAVNLFSSVFGLASVIGQLLGGALLSMHWGNFSWEMVFLVNVPITVICIIGIHFTMDNSNKKEQTGIDFIGALLLILALLMLICPLIFGQKYEWVWWIFGILFSGILLFILFLRYERKKLQKNHPVLIDPALLQQKPFALSLLIIFFYNFTAGLFICYPYYLQQFLHQNSMQAGLAIVPYGLAFFLAPLVSSRIKMTPVKMINAGLGLLIIGFVGSAAAFYFQQKPSFITHTTLFIAGFGHGTVMPVMMRTAISLVSRDKAGQASGLVSIGIQIGSVTGGAIIGTLFFNLIKVMGFTEAFTVAIGMIGIFQCIGIWAGNRLRKILIQHTD; from the coding sequence ATGAATGTAAATCCAAAACGGTGGCAGGCGCTCAACTTTCTGATCATAGGAGCCTTTCTTTCGCCACTGGATTATTTTATTGTCAATATGGCCCTGCCTTCTATAAAAAAAGCGTTCAGCGCCAGTGATCATGAGCTCCAGATGGTTATTGCCATTTACGGCCTTACCTATGCAGCACTTGTGGTTTGCGGAGGACGGCTGGGTGATATTTACAGCCGTAAAAAGGTATTTGTATGGGGATTGTACACTTTTTTGGGTTCATCTCTCGCCTGCGCATTTTCTCCTGATATTACATGGCTGATTGCATTCAGAATGTTTCAGGGTATCGGGGCTTCACTGCTTGCCCCCCAGGTATTGGCTTCTATAAAAGATCTTTTCAACAGTCAGGAACAGCCTAAGGCTGTAAATCTTTTCAGTTCAGTATTCGGGCTTGCTTCAGTTATCGGACAATTGCTTGGCGGAGCGCTTTTAAGCATGCATTGGGGAAATTTTTCATGGGAAATGGTATTTCTTGTGAATGTACCAATCACGGTTATCTGTATTATTGGCATTCATTTTACAATGGATAACAGTAACAAAAAAGAACAAACAGGGATTGATTTTATAGGCGCTTTACTGTTAATTCTCGCTTTGCTTATGCTCATCTGCCCTCTTATTTTCGGACAGAAATATGAATGGGTCTGGTGGATTTTCGGGATTCTTTTTTCTGGGATCTTATTATTTATTTTATTCTTAAGATATGAAAGAAAAAAACTTCAGAAAAATCATCCGGTGCTGATAGATCCGGCATTGTTACAGCAGAAACCTTTTGCATTAAGCCTTCTGATTATTTTCTTCTACAATTTCACCGCGGGTTTATTTATATGCTATCCTTACTATCTTCAGCAATTTCTTCATCAAAACTCAATGCAGGCAGGACTCGCTATAGTTCCCTATGGATTGGCTTTTTTCCTGGCCCCTTTAGTGAGTTCCCGGATAAAAATGACACCTGTAAAAATGATCAATGCAGGATTGGGATTGTTAATAATAGGTTTTGTAGGAAGTGCAGCAGCTTTTTATTTTCAGCAAAAACCATCTTTTATCACCCATACGACCCTGTTCATAGCCGGATTTGGTCATGGTACGGTGATGCCCGTCATGATGCGGACAGCCATCTCTTTGGTTTCCAGGGACAAAGCCGGGCAGGCTTCAGGACTCGTCAGCATAGGAATCCAGATTGGAAGTGTTACAGGAGGAGCCATTATTGGCACTTTATTTTTCAATCTGATAAAAGTCATGGGCTTCACAGAAGCATTTACTGTCGCCATAGGAATGATTGGCATTTTTCAGTGTATTGGAATATGGGCAGGAAATAGATTAAGAAAAATTTTGATTCAACATACAGATTAA
- a CDS encoding helix-turn-helix domain-containing protein codes for MEKKDNVPLKISSISELHDILQLPKPLHPLVSLVDNTKMKVNKEMLKRSFTLDFYKISYKYSTNGKMGYGQGYYDFNEGGMMFTAPGQVLSTEENAEYSGYTLLVHPDFIRSYPLARNIKNFGFFSYDTNEALHLSDQEKTTITGLLDNIRYELNTAIDEVSQDVIISYIEVLLNYSNRFYKRQFITRKAVNHDLLTKMDTVLEDYFNKQETLNKGLPTVEFLASTLNLSPHYLSDMLRNLTGLNAQQHIHEKLIEKAKEYLTTTGFSVSEVAYALGFEHPQSFNKLFKKKTDKTPLSYRQSFN; via the coding sequence ATGGAAAAGAAAGACAACGTCCCTTTGAAAATTTCATCCATATCGGAACTGCATGATATCCTGCAGCTTCCCAAACCTCTTCATCCGTTGGTAAGCCTTGTTGATAATACAAAAATGAAGGTCAATAAAGAGATGTTGAAGAGAAGTTTTACTCTGGATTTTTATAAAATTTCGTATAAATATTCTACCAACGGAAAAATGGGCTATGGACAGGGATATTATGATTTCAATGAAGGAGGAATGATGTTTACGGCTCCGGGACAGGTCCTTTCAACTGAAGAAAATGCCGAATATTCCGGCTATACTTTACTTGTACATCCTGATTTTATCAGAAGTTATCCTCTCGCCAGAAACATTAAGAACTTCGGTTTCTTTTCTTATGATACCAATGAGGCGCTTCACCTTTCTGATCAGGAAAAAACAACAATAACGGGACTTCTGGATAACATCAGATATGAGCTGAATACAGCGATTGATGAAGTAAGCCAGGATGTTATCATTTCTTATATTGAAGTACTTCTCAATTACAGCAATCGCTTTTATAAAAGACAGTTTATTACAAGAAAGGCTGTCAATCATGATCTGCTGACGAAAATGGATACTGTGCTGGAAGATTATTTCAACAAGCAGGAAACGCTGAACAAGGGACTTCCTACCGTTGAATTTCTGGCTTCCACGTTGAATTTATCACCTCATTACCTAAGTGATATGCTCCGTAATCTTACCGGGCTGAATGCTCAACAGCATATTCATGAAAAACTGATTGAAAAGGCTAAAGAATATCTTACTACTACAGGTTTCTCCGTATCAGAGGTAGCCTACGCACTCGGATTTGAACATCCGCAGTCGTTCAATAAACTGTTTAAAAAGAAAACAGATAAAACACCGTTGAGTTACAGACAATCATTCAATTAG
- a CDS encoding HD domain-containing protein — protein MSVNRMKEVAGIIIPDSKIATEATELLLEHGTEFIYNHSLRVFLFSSLNAKRENKTHDSELLYVASVFHDLGLVPHYSSPDLRFEVDGANAARDFLKGHGIAQDKLQLVWDTIALHTTIGIAEHKENEVALMYSGVGLDVMGEGYENLSDEHREEIIKIFPRNDFKKKIIPTFFSGFEHKTETTFGNIKADVCAFMIPNFKRKNFCDCILHSPWAE, from the coding sequence ATGTCAGTAAATCGTATGAAAGAAGTTGCAGGAATAATAATTCCAGACAGTAAAATCGCTACAGAAGCTACAGAACTTTTATTGGAGCACGGTACAGAATTTATCTATAATCACTCTTTACGTGTTTTTTTATTCTCTTCATTAAATGCAAAGCGGGAAAATAAGACTCATGATTCAGAGCTGTTGTATGTAGCCTCTGTATTTCATGATCTTGGGCTTGTTCCCCATTACAGCAGCCCTGATCTCAGATTTGAAGTTGATGGTGCCAATGCTGCAAGAGATTTCTTAAAAGGTCATGGTATTGCTCAGGATAAACTTCAGCTGGTATGGGACACCATTGCCCTTCATACCACTATCGGAATTGCAGAACACAAAGAAAATGAAGTAGCTTTAATGTACTCGGGAGTAGGTCTTGATGTGATGGGAGAAGGGTATGAAAATCTGAGTGACGAGCATCGGGAAGAGATTATTAAAATTTTTCCAAGGAATGATTTCAAAAAGAAAATTATTCCCACTTTTTTCAGTGGCTTTGAGCATAAAACAGAAACCACTTTTGGAAATATAAAAGCGGATGTATGTGCTTTCATGATTCCGAATTTTAAAAGGAAAAATTTCTGTGACTGTATTTTACATTCCCCATGGGCTGAATAA
- a CDS encoding Rid family hydrolase gives MNTKEFKTFDMPWEKVYGYVQSVKSGDLVWISGQLGHDMEGNLAEGMENQFRQTYQNIGKLLSEYGLNASHITEEVIYVTDMQEGFANRQTLGKEFYGESCIVASTIVGVTDLALPGQKVEIKITARA, from the coding sequence ATGAATACTAAAGAATTCAAAACCTTTGATATGCCTTGGGAAAAGGTATACGGATATGTACAATCTGTGAAAAGCGGTGATTTGGTCTGGATCTCAGGACAACTGGGACATGATATGGAAGGGAATCTTGCAGAGGGAATGGAAAATCAATTCAGGCAGACGTATCAGAATATAGGTAAATTACTAAGTGAATATGGGTTAAATGCCAGTCATATCACGGAGGAAGTGATCTACGTAACGGATATGCAGGAAGGGTTTGCAAACCGACAGACTTTGGGAAAAGAATTTTATGGTGAATCCTGTATTGTTGCCAGCACTATTGTTGGAGTGACTGACCTGGCTTTGCCGGGCCAGAAAGTAGAAATTAAAATTACAGCAAGAGCTTAA
- a CDS encoding cryptochrome/photolyase family protein, producing MKSKITLFWLRRDLRLEDNIGLHHALQSDAPVMPVFIFDTDILGKLEDKEDRRVDYIHQALTDINISLKKYHSKLNTYYGKPIEIFRKLSEEYDIESVFCNRDYEPQAIERDKEIYYFFTEKKIPFKACKDQVIFDKDQIVKKDGTPYTVYTPYAKKWRELLTPEHYQAVELNFKNLFSQEYSDILTSKEIGFKKTDFKFSKPVLDASIIDDYDQYRDYPALQHTTQLGIALRFGTISIRKCVAFALKHNAVWLSELIWREFFMQILYHFPRVVHQSFKERYDDIQWRNNEKEFRHWCEGTTGYPIVDAGMRELNQTGYMHNRVRMIVASFLCKHLLIDWRWGEAYFASKLNDYDLAANNGNWQWAAGSGCDAAPYFRVFNPTTQTEKFDKDLQYIKKWLPEWNTPEYPSPIVEHTFARERALSEYKKALA from the coding sequence ATGAAAAGTAAAATCACCCTGTTCTGGCTGAGACGTGATTTAAGGCTGGAAGACAATATCGGACTTCACCATGCACTTCAATCAGATGCTCCGGTAATGCCTGTTTTTATATTTGATACCGATATTCTCGGAAAACTGGAAGATAAAGAAGACCGAAGGGTTGATTATATCCATCAGGCTTTGACGGATATCAATATTTCATTAAAAAAATACCATTCAAAGCTCAATACCTACTATGGCAAACCTATAGAAATATTCAGAAAATTGTCTGAAGAATATGATATTGAAAGTGTATTCTGTAACCGTGATTATGAGCCGCAGGCGATTGAAAGAGACAAGGAAATCTATTATTTTTTTACTGAAAAGAAAATTCCTTTTAAAGCCTGTAAAGACCAGGTAATTTTTGATAAAGACCAGATTGTTAAAAAAGACGGCACTCCATACACGGTGTACACACCCTATGCAAAGAAGTGGCGTGAGTTATTAACGCCTGAACATTATCAGGCTGTTGAATTAAATTTTAAAAACCTCTTTTCACAGGAATACTCTGATATCCTGACGTCAAAGGAAATTGGTTTCAAAAAAACAGATTTTAAATTTTCAAAGCCTGTTCTGGATGCTTCCATTATTGATGATTATGACCAATACCGTGATTATCCGGCATTACAACATACAACACAGCTGGGGATTGCTTTGCGTTTTGGAACCATCAGCATCAGAAAATGTGTGGCTTTTGCATTGAAGCATAATGCCGTCTGGCTTTCGGAACTGATCTGGCGTGAGTTCTTTATGCAGATTTTATATCATTTTCCGCGAGTTGTTCATCAGTCTTTTAAAGAAAGGTATGATGATATTCAATGGCGGAATAACGAAAAAGAATTCAGGCACTGGTGCGAAGGAACAACAGGATATCCCATAGTAGATGCCGGGATGAGAGAGCTTAACCAGACAGGATATATGCATAACCGCGTGAGGATGATTGTGGCCAGTTTTTTATGTAAACATCTGCTGATAGACTGGAGGTGGGGCGAAGCCTATTTTGCTTCAAAGCTGAATGACTATGACCTTGCAGCCAATAACGGAAACTGGCAGTGGGCGGCAGGAAGCGGTTGTGATGCCGCTCCTTATTTCAGAGTTTTTAATCCGACAACTCAGACTGAAAAATTTGATAAAGACCTGCAGTATATTAAAAAATGGCTTCCTGAATGGAATACCCCTGAATATCCTTCACCTATAGTAGAACATACCTTTGCCCGTGAAAGAGCCTTATCTGAGTACAAGAAAGCATTAGCATAA
- a CDS encoding SDR family oxidoreductase, whose amino-acid sequence MKTIFITGASTGLGKATAQLFQNKGWKVIATMRNPEAAADLAALENVTVLPLDVTNPEQIKSTVKQALELGDIDVVYNNAGYGLIGPLEALSDDQIVKQLDTNLLGVIRVTQAFIPYFREKKNGMFISTTSIGGLIAFPLGSTYHATKWALEGWSESLAFELNPFGIDIKTVSPGGIKTDFVSRSLDSASTPAYDEMTNSLFSKMGEMMETASTPEQIAEVVYEAATDGKKQLRYVAGEDAKALYAQRIEVGDEAFREEFRKQFM is encoded by the coding sequence ATGAAAACAATTTTTATAACAGGTGCTTCTACAGGATTAGGAAAAGCAACTGCCCAATTATTTCAAAACAAAGGATGGAAGGTAATCGCTACCATGAGAAATCCTGAAGCAGCAGCTGATCTTGCTGCTTTGGAAAATGTAACTGTACTTCCGCTGGACGTTACCAATCCGGAACAGATCAAGTCAACCGTTAAGCAGGCTCTTGAACTGGGAGACATTGATGTGGTTTACAACAACGCAGGATATGGGCTTATAGGACCTTTGGAAGCGCTTTCTGATGATCAGATCGTAAAACAGCTGGATACTAATTTATTAGGAGTTATCCGGGTAACCCAGGCATTTATTCCTTATTTCAGAGAGAAAAAGAACGGAATGTTTATTTCCACCACTTCAATTGGAGGTCTGATTGCTTTTCCGTTAGGTTCTACTTATCATGCAACCAAATGGGCACTGGAAGGCTGGAGCGAAAGCCTTGCTTTTGAGCTTAATCCATTTGGTATAGACATTAAAACCGTGTCTCCGGGAGGTATCAAAACAGATTTTGTAAGCCGTTCCCTGGACTCAGCATCCACTCCGGCGTATGATGAAATGACGAATTCCCTGTTTTCTAAGATGGGAGAGATGATGGAAACTGCTTCTACACCGGAGCAGATTGCAGAAGTGGTATATGAAGCAGCTACAGACGGTAAAAAACAGTTGAGATACGTTGCCGGTGAAGACGCAAAAGCATTATATGCACAGCGTATTGAAGTAGGAGATGAAGCTTTCAGAGAAGAATTCCGTAAGCAGTTTATGTAA
- a CDS encoding GNAT family N-acetyltransferase, producing MKEKWIPYPTILEGKTVELIPLEKEHFEALYAAAADKELWDLIPTDCSDRTIFYKTYEFALSERETGNQYPFVIRHKETQKLIGSTRFFEIYPSDKKLEIGWTWITKEFWGTAINLECKLLLLTFCFDTLKTNRVQLKTKDNNFRSRKAIEKIGGVFEGILRKDKVSSDGTTRNAAYYSILDDEWNNAKLTIEKLIREKQ from the coding sequence ATAAAAGAGAAATGGATTCCCTATCCAACAATTTTAGAAGGAAAAACAGTTGAACTGATACCTCTTGAAAAAGAACATTTTGAAGCGTTATATGCTGCGGCTGCAGATAAAGAACTTTGGGACCTGATTCCTACAGACTGCTCAGACAGAACTATATTTTATAAAACTTATGAGTTTGCCCTTAGTGAAAGAGAAACCGGAAATCAATATCCGTTTGTAATACGTCATAAAGAAACTCAGAAACTGATAGGCTCTACTCGTTTTTTTGAAATCTATCCTTCCGATAAAAAACTGGAAATCGGATGGACGTGGATTACAAAAGAGTTCTGGGGAACAGCCATTAATCTTGAATGTAAACTATTGCTTTTAACCTTCTGTTTTGATACTCTGAAAACCAACAGAGTACAATTAAAAACAAAAGACAATAATTTCAGGTCAAGAAAAGCCATTGAAAAGATTGGTGGTGTATTCGAAGGTATCTTACGAAAAGACAAGGTATCGAGTGACGGAACTACAAGAAATGCTGCCTATTACAGTATTCTCGATGATGAATGGAATAATGCGAAGCTTACAATTGAAAAACTGATTAGGGAAAAACAATAA
- a CDS encoding MFS transporter — translation MNERESFNAKMPTACFLLFFAHGLVFSSWASRIPIIKNALSISEAELGTLLLLMPIGQLSTMVLAGKLISIYGSSGIIKRCFLLYPFFLLLIGLSPSYWTLAIVLFFFGVSGNMCNIAINTQAIEIESLTKRTLLSSYHGAWCFAGLTGAVLGLLMINLHVGTFYHFMITFMLVGILWLYSKQNLTNIIHKAEPQTRSIFKSVNPTLVGLGIIGFLSMAIEGAMFDWSGVYFQTIVKAPENLVILGYTSFILMMTLGRFIGNRIIEKYGKKIVLQCCGLLMSGGLFLSVFFPELWICIIAFMIIGLGSSLSVPSVYSTVGKVSTVAPSIALSFVSSISFLGFLIGPPLIGYIAGSFDLRYSYALFACFGILLAVMAGQMKVFRNKN, via the coding sequence ATGAATGAGAGAGAATCTTTTAATGCGAAAATGCCCACAGCCTGCTTTTTACTTTTCTTTGCCCACGGACTTGTTTTTTCTTCCTGGGCCAGCCGGATTCCCATCATTAAAAATGCCCTTTCTATCAGCGAGGCAGAATTAGGGACACTTTTGCTTCTGATGCCGATCGGGCAGCTTTCCACAATGGTTCTGGCCGGGAAGCTGATCAGTATATACGGAAGCAGCGGGATTATTAAAAGATGTTTTTTGCTATATCCTTTTTTTCTTTTACTGATTGGGTTATCACCTTCCTACTGGACTCTTGCAATTGTTCTGTTCTTCTTCGGGGTATCCGGGAACATGTGTAATATAGCCATCAATACTCAGGCAATAGAAATAGAATCTCTTACTAAAAGAACTCTTCTTTCATCTTATCATGGCGCATGGTGTTTTGCCGGGCTTACAGGAGCAGTTCTCGGTTTATTGATGATTAATCTGCATGTGGGTACATTCTATCATTTCATGATTACTTTTATGCTTGTAGGAATACTATGGTTATACAGCAAACAGAACCTGACCAATATTATCCATAAAGCGGAACCGCAGACCCGTTCAATCTTTAAATCCGTAAATCCAACACTGGTTGGGCTGGGAATTATAGGCTTCCTGAGTATGGCGATTGAAGGCGCTATGTTTGACTGGAGTGGAGTTTATTTCCAGACTATAGTTAAAGCACCTGAAAACCTTGTTATACTGGGGTATACGAGTTTTATTTTAATGATGACTTTAGGTAGGTTTATCGGAAACAGAATTATTGAGAAATATGGGAAAAAGATTGTTCTGCAATGTTGCGGGTTGCTGATGAGCGGAGGACTTTTTCTTAGTGTTTTCTTCCCGGAGCTCTGGATTTGTATCATTGCTTTTATGATCATCGGGCTTGGAAGTTCCCTGAGTGTTCCCTCTGTTTATAGTACGGTAGGAAAGGTGAGTACGGTAGCGCCGAGTATAGCATTGTCTTTTGTCTCCAGTATTTCATTTTTAGGATTTTTAATAGGACCGCCTCTTATCGGGTATATTGCCGGAAGTTTTGATCTCAGATATTCATATGCTCTTTTCGCCTGTTTTGGAATTTTGCTGGCTGTAATGGCCGGGCAGATGAAAGTATTCAGAAATAAGAATTAA
- a CDS encoding DUF2441 domain-containing protein, whose protein sequence is MPEFYTVSRDDISNIKQFKLSKKEDINIDLIEVVDIFSQSDALAVIDNLYPHGISRHGMQYLYGSIDHVYDQYHHSYVSNYHAIEIIFELIRLLKFPSNPSRFTSTYAWETFEDAIRFKLENCNGCGDIYKVSCENYFKADMNLLLLGSIPGAMIFAEKYWKGESTKNPLWECLLYGPVNILGKVN, encoded by the coding sequence ATGCCAGAATTTTACACAGTATCCAGAGATGATATTTCAAATATTAAACAATTTAAATTATCAAAAAAAGAGGATATTAACATAGATTTAATCGAAGTGGTTGATATATTTTCTCAAAGTGATGCTCTTGCTGTTATTGATAACTTATACCCACACGGAATATCAAGACACGGCATGCAGTACTTATATGGAAGCATTGATCACGTTTATGATCAATACCACCATTCATATGTATCAAATTATCATGCGATAGAGATTATTTTTGAGCTTATTCGGCTATTGAAATTTCCTTCTAACCCATCTAGATTTACATCTACATATGCTTGGGAGACATTTGAAGATGCGATTAGGTTTAAGCTAGAAAATTGTAATGGTTGTGGAGATATTTATAAAGTGTCCTGTGAAAATTATTTTAAAGCAGATATGAACTTGTTACTATTAGGATCTATACCGGGTGCTATGATATTTGCAGAAAAATATTGGAAAGGGGAAAGTACTAAAAATCCATTATGGGAATGTCTTCTTTATGGGCCTGTGAATATTTTAGGAAAGGTAAATTAA
- a CDS encoding helix-turn-helix domain-containing protein → MKLASEILSEPSIEHSFSVKRLHDQLLYSGDFVRLSYHHIIMIESGRGMFMVDQHSFEISGQEIFLLSKGQVCKFKNDLSVRGYHISFGDCFWEKVPSSASNCKAVLFNNASANQRLEPDHTEKEEFLNLFKILFTEYKADSYTNQMDVLAAYLKIIMIKLANVKIVKEITFDSQDYIIYRKFMELLSSRFHTLHAVSDYADRLNITSRRLSELCKRCSHKSAKEIINGQIIAEAKRLLQFSSYTVKEIAYQLNFTTSEQFSHFFKKNTDISPANYRSIFIHTKV, encoded by the coding sequence ATGAAACTGGCTTCAGAAATATTATCGGAACCTTCTATTGAGCATTCTTTTTCTGTAAAACGGTTACATGATCAGCTGCTCTATTCGGGGGATTTCGTAAGGCTCAGTTATCATCATATTATTATGATAGAAAGTGGCAGAGGGATGTTTATGGTAGATCAGCATTCTTTTGAAATATCAGGACAGGAAATTTTTTTGCTTTCCAAGGGACAGGTCTGCAAATTTAAAAACGACTTGTCTGTACGAGGCTATCATATTTCTTTTGGAGATTGCTTTTGGGAGAAAGTTCCTTCCAGTGCCAGCAATTGTAAAGCTGTTTTGTTTAATAATGCTTCGGCAAATCAAAGGTTAGAACCAGATCACACTGAAAAAGAGGAATTTTTGAACCTGTTTAAAATTTTATTTACAGAATACAAAGCAGATTCCTATACCAATCAGATGGATGTGCTGGCAGCTTATTTAAAGATTATTATGATCAAGCTGGCCAATGTGAAAATTGTGAAAGAGATAACTTTTGATAGTCAGGATTATATTATCTATCGCAAATTTATGGAACTTCTGAGTAGCCGGTTTCATACCCTTCATGCCGTCAGTGACTATGCTGACAGATTGAATATTACATCGCGAAGACTTAGTGAGCTCTGTAAGCGTTGCAGCCATAAAAGTGCAAAAGAAATTATTAACGGGCAGATTATAGCGGAAGCCAAAAGACTTTTACAATTCAGTTCATATACGGTAAAAGAGATTGCTTATCAGCTTAATTTTACTACTTCTGAACAGTTCAGTCACTTTTTTAAAAAAAACACAGACATATCTCCTGCAAACTACCGCAGCATTTTCATTCATACCAAAGTATAA